Proteins from a single region of Malaclemys terrapin pileata isolate rMalTer1 chromosome 23, rMalTer1.hap1, whole genome shotgun sequence:
- the DDX39A gene encoding ATP-dependent RNA helicase DDX39A: protein MAEQDVENELLDYEEDEEPQVVADAVPPPAKKDVKGSYVSIHSSGFRDFLLKPELLRAIVDCGFEHPSEVQHECIPQAILGMDVLCQAKSGMGKTAVFVLATLQQIEPVDGQVSVLVMCHTRELAFQISKEYERFSKYMPSVKVGVFFGGLSIKKDEEVLKKNCPHIVVGTPGRILALVRNKSLNLRSVKHFVLDECDKMLEQLDMRRDVQEIFRLTPHEKQCMMFSATLSKEIRPVCRKFMQDPMEVFVDDETKLTLHGLQQYYVKLKDSEKNRKLFDLLDVLEFNQVVIFVKSVQRCMALAQLLVEQNFPAIAIHRGMSQEERLSRYQQFKDFQRRILVATNLFGRGMDIERVNIVFNYDMPEDSDTYLHRVARAGRFGTKGLAITFVSDEGDAKILNEVQDRFEVNVAELPEEIDISTYIEQSR from the exons ATGGCTGAGCAGGACGTGGAGAACGAGCTGCTGGATTATGAGGAGGATGAGGAGCCCCAGGTGGTGGCGGATGCGGTTCCTCCTCCAGCAAAGAAGGACGTGAAAGGCTCCTACGTGTCCATCCACAGCTCGGGCTTCCGGGATTTCCTGCTCAAACCTGAGCTGCTGCGAGCCATTGTGGACTGTGGCTTTGAGCACCCGTCTGAAG TGCAGCATGAGTGCATCCCACAGGCCATCCTTGGCATGGACGTGCTGTGCCAGGCCAAGTCGGGCATGGGCAAGACGGCCGTCTTCGTGCTGGCCACGCTGCAGCAGATCGAGCCGGTGGATGGACAG gtttcGGTGCTGGTGATGTGCCACACGCGGGAGCTGGCGTTCCAGATCAGCAAGGAGTACGAACGCTTCTCCAAGTACATGCCCAGCGTCAAG GTGGGGGTGTTCTTCGGGGGCCTGTCCATCAAGAAGGACGAGGAGGTGCTGAAGAAGAACTGCCCCCACATCGTGGTGGGGACCCCGGGGCGCATCCTGGCCCTGGTGCGCAACAAGAGCCTCAACCTGCGCAGCGTCAAACACTTCGTGCTGGACGAGTGCGACAAGATGCTGGAGCAGCTTG acatGCGGCGGGACGTGCAGGAGATCTTCCGGCTGACGCCCCACGAGAAGCAGTGCATGATGTTCAGCGCCACCCTCAGCAAGGAGATCCGGCCTGTCTGCAGGAAGTTCATGCAGGAC ccCATGGAGGTGTTCGTGGACGACGAGACCAAGCTGACGCTGCACGGCCTGCAGCAGTACTACGTCAAGCTGAAGGACAGCGAGAAGAACCGCAAGCTCTTCGACCTGCTGGACGTGCTGGAGTTCaaccag gtgGTGATCTTTGTCAAATCGGTGCAGCGCTGCATGGCACTGGCCCAGCTGCTGGTGGAGCAGAACTTCCCGGCCATCGCCATCCACCGGGGCATGTCGCAGGAGGAGAG GCTGTCCCGGTACCAGCAGTTCAAGGATTTCCAGCGCCGCATCCTGGTGGCCACCAACCTGTTCGGGCGGGGGATGGACATTGAGCGTGTCAACATCGTCTTCAACTACGACATGCCCGAGGACTCGGACACCTACCTGCACCGG GTGGCGCGTGCCGGGCGCTTTGGCACCAAGGGCCTGGCCATCACCTTCGTGTCGGACGAGGGCGACGCCAAGATCCTCAACGAGGTGCAGGATCGCTTCGAGGTGAACGTTGCTGAGCTGCCAGAGGAGATCGACATTTCCACGTACA TTGAACAGAGCCGATAA